One Phyllopteryx taeniolatus isolate TA_2022b chromosome 3, UOR_Ptae_1.2, whole genome shotgun sequence genomic window, GGACTTTATCAGGGGGAAaaggtggaaggtcttagactagccaagtcaatcaccagaccttaacccaatagagaaTGTgctttacctcctgaagaggagactgaagggagaaacccccagaaacaaacaagaactgaacgaggctgcagtaaaggcaaagcatttcaaatgatgaatgcaacagtctggtgaagtcaatgggtcacaggcttgatgcagttattgcaagtaagggttatgccaccaaatattaaatgttattcattcatccattttctttaccgcatatcctcactagggtcgcaggctgctggagcctaacccagctatcttcagacgggaggctgggtacacactgaaccggtcgccagccaatcgcagggcaaataaaaacaaacaactatttgcactcacattgacacctacaggcaatttagagtcttcaatcaacctaccacgtatgtttttgggatgtgggaggaaaccgaagtgcccagagaaaacccacccaggaacggggagaacatgcaaactccacagaggcggggctggggttttaaccccggtccccagacctgtgaggcagacgcgctaaccagtcgccaaccGTGCCGgcaatgttattcactttaagttaatttaataatgtctgctccaatacctttgctcatttgaaaagtgtgtggcttcaaacaaaaaggtgctctgtcctgagttgtttaatgTAAAGATGTAAagaccatgaaataaaagatggaattctgaacttttgtctcatattgatctttttgatctgaaacccaaatgtcttcagtatacaacaaaaacaaaggaattgaccttgccggtccaatacctttggaggggactgtataataAGTACTGGAAGGGGATTCCTGTTTTGGATTATAAATTATACTATTTTCCTTCTGAATGGCAAACGTTTATCACACAACCCATAGATTCCCCGATCTGATCGATGACAACCCTCAGAAATTACATCCACTAATTGTGAGGATGTACATTATCAGGTGTCAACAACTTGCGCCACATTTTATAACATTCCTTGtgttaacattttataaatgttttcgCATTCATAATCTTTTCAAAACTTAAGTGCTGGGATATATTTTGCGggctcagacaaaagaaaaaaacatataccTGCCACTGATTTTAAACTGTACCAGTAGATGTCAGGCTTGACACAAGAACAGTGAAATTTCAAAAGAGGCTTTCACTGTAAATTGTCGGCCAACTCATTGGGGTATAAGTGGTAATTTTACACAGCAAAAAATTGCACATACAGTGGTGTGCAAAATTGTTtacccccttcctgatttctttatttttttgcatctttgtcacacttaaatgtttcccatcatcaaacaaatttaaacactagtcaaagacaacatgagtaaaaacaaaatgcactattttaatgatttttttattaagggagaaacgttcccaggagtggccagccgaccaaaattaccccaagaccACAGCAGCGACTCATCTAAGAGGTCACAAACGATCCcaaaacaacatccaaagaacaaCAGGcttcacttgcctcagttaaggtcagtgttcatgactccaccataagaaagagactgggcaaaaatggcctgcatagCAGTTGCAAGACAAGAACCACTGATGAGCAAAAACAACGTTAAGGCTCATCTCAAAGACTTTGGGGAAAATACTCAGcggtctgacgagacaaaagttggaactttttggaaagtgtgtgtcccattacctCTGTTTTAaagtaacacagcatttcagaaaaagaacatcataccaacagtaaaatatggtggtggtagtgtgatggtctggggctgttttgctggtcaggacctggaagacttgctgtgataaatggaaccatgaattctgctgtctaccaaagaAATCCTGAAGTTGAATGTCCAGCCATCTGTTCATAACCTCAATCTGAaacgaacttgggttctgcagcaggataatgatccaaaacacatcagcaagtccacctctgaatcgctgaagaaaatgaaaatgaagactttggagtggcctagtaaAAGTCCAGACCTGAAttctattgagatgctgtggcattaccttaaaaaggcaggtcatgctaaaataaaaaaaaataaaaaattccaagGTGGCTGaaatacaacaattctgcacagatgagtgggccaaaattcctccacagcgctcTAAGAAACTCATTACAAGTTATAGGAGGCCATCGTTTTTTCACACAGCCCCATGTCGGTTTAGATTTTCTGTCTCCCGTAATaataaaaccatttaaaaactgctttTGTGTTCGCTTGTgatgtctttgactaatatctTAATTTGTTTGATGTTGGGAAATATTTacgtgacaaacatgcaaaaaaataagaaatcaggaaggggggcAAACTCTTTTGACACCACTGTATGAATCGTCTCGCTTATGTGATAAATGGATCAGATAGTGTCTCCATAAACAAGTCAACATTTTGGAAAAGTCACAAAACCAAAGCATGTGACTGTGTGccttttacacatacagtaactgTGTGTCAGAGACCACCCACCCATTTCATCAAATCTACTGGGATAgggttattatttatttctttgatCTTGGTTGATCTGATCAAAAGTGAATAGTAATATAGGTTTGAATGCACTCAGTGCAGTTGTGGTCTGAGCTGCATGTGACCACATTCTTGGGTCCTGGGCCACACTGAAGGACTGCTGACTCAACTACAATCTGCTGTGTATGCCAATGCGTATACTCATTCTTGCGGTCATTAATCTCATGTTTATGTCTATAAATGTGCTATGTCTGAAAGTTCAGATTCCCTTatagggagagaaaaaaaagactggtacttttttttacaaatcagtATGATTAATAAAATTGGAAAACCTATTAATTATAAGCAAACGGTTCCTTAAATTAAGGAAATAGAGAGTAGCACACCAATAAAGTCAAAACACTTCACAAACTGTGCACAGTGATTTGTCAACTCAGAGAACAGATTTACACTATTACCCTCTCAGTGCTGCCCATCTGTGATCTGCTCACCCAGGATCTGTTATTTTTAGTTTGGAACAGTGCCTTAACTCTCGCAAGTTTTTTCTCCTCATcattcacaaaaacacaacctCAATCAAACAATACATACTGTGcacatcaaataaaattgtatcGCATTCATGCAACCATATTGGCTTGGTATTTCAACTTCCACAAGCTGACATATTGGCAGTAATGTGTTACTTCCATACTTATTTCAAACCAGCACATTTTGTAGCATATCTTGCTAATGTCAGTGAAAATTTAGCAGACAATAATAAAAGCTTACCCTTCTAGAAGGCGGAATACAGCACAGCAGTCTTGGCTTAAGCCTCTCACTTTAAGTGCTTTATCTAGACTCTCATACACCGTCTGTCCTTGGCGAACATTCACCTGTGAAAAGGAGACGGCTCTTAAACAACACTGACAATGTCACATTCAAACACTATGTTAaaagaaattgtattttaatgttttatgtgagaaaatacacaatattgccaaaagtattcactcacctgccttgagtCACCTATGAGCTGAAGTGACACccccttcttaatcaatagggtttaatatgacattggtccaccttTTCCAGCTATAACTCTTCTGAAGTctttccacaaggttcaggagtgtgtgtaggaaattgaccattcttccagaagtgcatttgtgaggttacacagtGATGTTAGGCGCGCTCTTATTCTGCCCTCTAATTAATCCCAAAGGTCTTCTCCCAGGTAGGTGTCAGTACTCTGTGCatgccagtcaagttcatccacaccaatcTCTCTCatgcatgtctttatggaccttgtttTGTTCATTGATGCATAGTCATATTGGAACatgaaggggccatctccaaactgttcccacaaagttgggagcaatgaattgtccaaaagctcttggtatgctgaatccttcaaagttcctttcactggaactaaggacCCACTGTCTTGGataattccatgctcccaactttgtgggaagttCTTCTATTTCTGACatggctgtgcaccagtgcacaaagcaagggccataaagacatggataagagcatttggtgtggatgaacttgactggcctgcacagagtctgACTTCAACTCGATAGAAcaccttttggatgaattagagcagagactgagagccaggcatTCTCATCCAACGTCAGAGTGTGTGACCTCACGAATacacttctggaagaatggtcaaaaagtcccataaacacactcctaaccCTTGTGGTCAGCCTTCCTAAAAGAGTTGAAGCGGTTAGAGCTTCAAAACGTGGACCGACATCATgttgaaccctatggattaggaatgggatgtcacttgaGTTCATATGTCAGTCAAGGCAGGtcacttttggcaatatagtatcTGCTTTATACGGAAAGTGTCTTGAAATGACTTTTGTTACGAATTGAGGccataaaatacattaattttctatactgcttgtcctcattacggTTGCCAGGCATGCCTCATTTAttcaggtgagaggcagggtccaccctggactggtggtcaccagtcaaacagagggcacagatagacaaccattcacatctaTTGGCAATTGgcttcaattaatctaacatacatgtttttaatattgtgtGAGGAAGCCAAAGAACAgcacctggggaaaaaaataaaacacacacacacacaagtgcggGGAGACCATGtaatctccacacaggaggaCATTAGCCCAGATTCGAGTACCCGAACAAATGTGACAAGGTGAGATACATCTGATTTGAATTATAACTCAGAAGAGGGAAGGATGATGAAAAGCACCATCTGCCAAACCAAATGTTAATTTTCACACTCATTGACAAAGTGAGAAAGATGTCGAACTTTGAGTTTTTACACTTAAAACCAACACAAACCAACCAACTTCTTGCAAAGAGAAACCATCACTCTTTAACATAGTTACACAAAAATTGATAAATGATGTTAAAGAGCAGCATCAAGCCACTTGTCTCACCACAGTCCTCTGCTTGTTGGGGAGGTAGACTCGGATGGTGCCCCCACCTCGGGGCACATCCTCTGGACTAGTTTCTCCAGAAGAGGAgtaggaggaggtggaggacatGATGAGAGGAAGCAGGAGGGGGATGCTATACTTGACCGAAGCCTCAGGAGAGAGTCATGGGCTGTTGGTTCCAAAAGAGTAGACTAGGTGGTTTACTTGCAACCTGTGACAAAATGAATAGGTTTCATTTTTGGGGTACGCAGTAAGCATACATGTTTAACAGAGCAAAGtaacaaaatgtgttgaactgtgcatttcagaaaagcaatatAAACAACAATGTAAAGTGAAAAAAGCATGGTATCAATGAATGGCTTCTCCAATGGACTATAAAGTAAGTGTACATTGAACACAAAGATGACGACTCAATATGTTAGTAAACTGAATGGCCAGATTGTGGTGCGGTATTTTGACAGATGGCATGAAGCGCTACATGGTCGAACAGTAATCTGGCAAGACGTGAACGCCACAACAATTAACATACACTATTAATGCTTAACTATCATCTACGATACCACAACACTCATAATAGTCACCGTGAAAGGACGAAAACGAGTGTTAAACGGCATTACTCGCGGAAAGTCGAAGCAGCAAACTAGAAGGCACAATTGAGTGATGCTAATGCTATTTTACGTTAGCCACTTAGCTTAATGTAGGATTTGTGTACTCTGTGACATTTGGAGTTGTGGGAAGCCATGTTTCTCTTCGCCGTGCCACTTAAGCAACTTTAAGCTGCCTGGTCAACTAGTTTAGGAGATAATGGCAACTAAAAGCAAACTGATGATATAATTCTAACGCAGCCAAGTGATTAAAACGTAAAAGCCACCCTTAACTCGACTCGAAAAAGCAGTTGTTCCTAAACTAAACTGTGTCCGTGGTGTAAGAGATTATGTAGCTACCCAGTGGCTAACGTATTTTTCAGCTATTCGTAGCCAGCTCAGTTGACAACGTTAGCGAACTTCGGGGGTTCTACCAGTGCGTCGGCTCTTGAGCATTGCTGGTCCTTTCTCCGCTTCGTCAGCTTTGACTTGTTACATTGACATCCTAACCATAGCACGACATAGTTGTGCTGTGTTGCGTGTAAGTCTAGCGCTAACTGGTAATTCTAACATCGCCAAACAGATTTATTACAGTCCAGATCTAAATTAAAACGCTTACCTGTGGCAGCCATCTTGAACTCTCGCAATCTAAAGTCGAATCTGTCAAGAACTTCAGGAAAGCGGAAAACCTCTAAAATGCTTTATTTTCATTGGCCACTTCCTGTAGCTGCGTTCTTTCATTGGACACCGCCAGTTGGACATATCAGAGATGGGCGTTGAATTACCTCTGTCATGTAAATGAACTCTACTACAATACTGTGTGTATGTCTAGCTGCAAtctgacatttttcaaaacGACTGCCAGGCAAACAGAAACAAGTCACCTATACCTCAGAAAATATGTAAAACCCTCCATACAGTGTACATGTTTTGCATCTCCTGCGTCACATTGGGATACAACTGAGTCCTGCCCATCTAGTCTAGTGTGGCGGATTACACTTTTCATTTGAAGTGTGTTGTCTGTTATACAAGTAAAAGGAGCAAACACAAATCGTGCaaggcattttatttatttaaaaaaaaaaaaaaaacaataccgtAAGTACATAAAACCGAAGTGTGTGTAAACATGAATATCTAGCCTTCTATTGCCAAATACTGACATCTACAGTGGACACAATGCAAGTCATTCTATAACACACATGTTTTATAAACTGTCCAAAAGTTGGATTATATTGAAAATTGAAACCTATTCAACACTGAGAAACCTTCTTTTCTTCgacgtgtgtgtatatgcgtGGTGTCGCCACTCAACATCTGCTGTGTCCTCATTTTCCAGGGTGCCGAGTTTGATCATGTATACTATAAAAAGCAAACGAGATTTAACAAGGTAAGCGAACATTTTCCACATGCAAATGTCAAAAACATTACAGAGCACAAAAATGACTTATGTCACTAGCACGTAATGAACTGGTTCAGAATGTCCTTTGCTAGCTAAATCAACCAATATTATGTGTCAGTGCATTCCTGAGTTTCTACtgtgtttaaaatgtgatttgttCAGTGAGGAGGTGGTGTTCAGAGGAGTAGTCAGAGAACATGGAACTTGTATAGTCAACTGTAGTTCACTGGTATTCTGTTTACAATGGATATGTTTCTTGTCTGTTGTAATTGATAgagccttttttctttttttttttttataaaaacaaacacagtatCCTATGCATATCCTGTTCAAAAGACTGTGTAGTTAAGGTCCGGAACAAGTTCAGTTCAAAATAAAGTCACAGATCAAAATATGCACTTCACAGAGTTCTAAACCTGTAAACCAGGCTCAGTTTATActtacatttcatttcaaacctGGGCCCCACTTCTATCAGTTCTATGTTCTTGTGGTCTTTTTTCTTGTAGGTGTGATGTCTGTAGcaatagattagattagatggatggatagatagatagatagataaaaaatattaaaatgataaaatgaaaagaacaaaaggtGAGCACGTTTACTGTTTTGTCTTCTTATCGCACAATGTGGTCTTTAAAATAAGAGGACATCTCCACACTGACCTGAAAGAGATGAAGTCCTCTTGGTTGGCAAATGTGATTACACGCCGACTGTCCTCTTTCGGCACTGGAAAAAGATACTTGAGGATATTGGATACCTGTGCCAGCAGGATTAATTAGGTGAGCTAACGAACAAATGGTGAGAGATGATATCAGTGGCATGTGAGCAGGGCATGGTTGAGTACTCACCCGCTTGCCAAGCCGTGAGGTGAAGTTGTGAAAGATGAGATGGGGGTAGGCCTCAGACATGGTGCCTATGTCTGGGACATCGTGCCTCATTACCACATTATAAAGTGTGAAATAAGATGTGGGTCCAAATGGCAGGTGGGACACCACTAGGCCATCTGCAAATGTGGACGAACAAATAATCTCAGCCTGTACATTAATTCACACCATGTTTATAATtgacaaatttgtatttaaagtcTTATGTTATGAATGGAATTCTATTAATTGTGCGTAACAGCCCACTGTCCTTGGACAGAGGGACTGTTGAACATAACATGGAAATGAAAGCAAATAATGACCATTGACCACTGTATGAGGTGTCTCAGAAAAGGgataaagatatatttcaaacccaaactacgcattttccccttcaatgtggACCAGACGATTATCCAGCAAGTCAACAGAGGGATCCTGCTGTTTGCTTCGTTCAGTGTGCGAGAATAGTTGAGAGGTGTGGCAGGACAACATGcttgctcacaatgccctgagcatctgacagttccagGCCAAGAACATCATCgctgtgctggagcaacctccatACTGACCCAACCTGGCttggtgtgatttttttttaatttttttttttaacctctttcCCAAGATCATGGGTAGTCATATCAGGGAGACCCACTTTGAAGATGAGGAATACATCTAGATGTCCATGACAACTGAGCTGCGGCGAAtcccggaagaatccttccaggggTGGATAAAAGCGTGGGAGAAGGCTTAGAACGTGTGTTACACTCCAGGGGGATTATTTCGAAGGGGAAAACCTGTAGTTTGACGTTTGATTTGAAATGTATCTTCTGTGATACCAGTCCTGAAACCTTTTGACACGCCTCTTATATTGAACTTTGAGGAATTATTAAACAAACCTGGCTGTCCTCGGGTTTCATGAATGATGACAAGGTCAGTAACATTGTTGGCTTTGCAGGCTCGCACCAGTGTAGCTATCTCATGGTTTCCCCTGTTCATGCGTTGAGCTCCAGGAAACATCAACTTTACCTCCTGGggcagaagaggaggaggcactTGTTTATTGAAAGACAGGCACCACAGCTCCATGCttgtaaatatatacaatataaaaaatatacatttttgcacAAGTGCCATAACAATATTTTCagactcagaatcatctttatttgccaagtatgtccaaaacacacaaggaatttgtctccggtagttggagccgctctagtacaacagacagtcaatttacagaacactttggagacagagacattgacaaaaaacaattgtgcaaaaagatgcagagtcctctagcacttagagcagttcgaatgacgaatattgcaatagaccggtgcaatgaccattgtgcaaggggcgctgagacttcaaggagtgtatgcagtttaaagtgacgagtagtgcgataatttgggacaatgttggttgtgcaaatgttacagatactcttcaatcagtgtgcaaatggagcagatgctactctggcatgagtggccagtatatgcaaatagtgcagcatggcaagacaactacagtgagtgcacgagtaatacataattggccccacagaaatgtgacaacgaactcaagtcaaaaaaattgccagcttgttgtaatggaattataggttaggtgtttaagaagttgatcgcaagagggaagaagctgttggaatgtctactagttctagtttgcattgatcggtagcggctacctgagggaaggagctggaagagctggtgaccggggtgcggagagtccgagaggattttgcacgcccttgtcttagttctggcagcgtgcaagtcctcaatggtgggtaggggggtaccgacaatcctttcagcagttttgattgtccgttgcagtcggagtttgtccttttttgtagcagcaccaaaccagactgtgatggaagaacacaggactgattcgactaccgctgtgtagtactgtctcagcagctccggtggcaggccgtgctttctcagaagctgcaggaagtacatcctctgctgggcctttttgaggacggaattgatgttagtcgcccacttcaggtcctgagagattgtaattcccaggaacttgaaggtctcgacggttgacacaaggcggctggacaacgtgaggggcagctgtggcgaaggatgcctcctgaagtccacgatcatctctacagtcttgagcgtgttcagctccaggttgtgtcggccgcaccacagctccagccgctccgcttcctgtcgatatgcagactcgtcaccgtccttgatgaggccgatgacagtggtgtcatctgcaaacttcaggagtttgactgtcgggttcgctgaggtgcagtcgttcgtgtagagagagaagagcagcggagagaggacacaaccttggggcgccccagtgctgatgctgcgtgtggatgaggtggcctcccccagcctgacctgctgtgtcctgcccgtcagaaagctgtaaatccactggcagatggcaggtgagacgctgagctggagaagcttggatgaaaggagttcagggatgatggtgttgaacgctgagctgaagtccacgaacaggatcctcgcgtaggtccctgcactgtcgaggtgttctaggatgaagtgcagtcccatgttgactgtatcatccgcagacctgtttgcttggtaggcaaactgcagggggtccagcaggggacctgtgacactcttgaggtggtccagcccgagacgttcaaaggacttcatgaccgcAGATGTCAAAGCgtcaggcctgtagtcattcagaactgagattgcaggtttcttggggactggaatgatggtggagcgtttgaaacaggatggaacttcgcacagttccagagatctattgaagatctgagtgaagattggagcgagctggtccgcacagactttgaggcaggatggggacacatggtccgggcctgccgctttgttaatcttttgttgtttgaagatgggtctcacatcctgttcatgaatggttaacacagaagtcagaggtgtgattgtggtcgcgggtgcggccgggtgggtgtgtgaaactgtccttttcaaatctgcagtagaaggtattcaagtcgttggctagtgtgctattgttctcagcttggggggatcgtcagcgattggaatgcatgccagactgatttagagtcgtttgcgctaaactgtttttccaactttgctgcatagtttctttttgcaatgttaatttctttagtcagctggtttctagctcgattatacagggccctgtccccgctctgatatgcgtcctccttagcttggcgaagctgcttaagtttagcagtgaaccacggcttgttgttgttgaatgtgcgaaaagattttgttggtacacaaacctcttcacagaaactgatataggatgtgacagtgtccgtatattcatccaggctgccagctgaattttcaaaagacactccagtctgtgtagtctaaacagctttgaagttccatcttagcttcatttgtccactttttcactgttttcactgtaggcttcgcgcatttaagttcttgcctgtacgtcggtattaagtgaattaagcagtgatcagacgagcccagggctgcacgaggaatagcacggtatgcgttttttaccgtagtgtagcagtggtctaaagtattattttccctggtaggacagtcgatgtgctgcttgtatttaaggagttcgtggttgagtttagctttgttaaagtccccgagaataatgaggggtgagtccgggtgtttttttgcaatttcgttgacttgttcggcgagcgttagcagtgcggcgttcgtgttagcttgaggaaggatgtaggctgcagtcaggatgaatgatgcgaactcacgtggcgagtagaatggtttacagtttaaaaatagcgactccaaatgcgggctgcagtgtgtgctgagcaccgtgacg contains:
- the imp4 gene encoding U3 small nucleolar ribonucleoprotein protein IMP4, whose product is MLRREVRLRREYLYRKAQEDRLRTIEEKKQKLKGALDENCLLPTEVRKDALQLQKLLEYDDDGQEGVSSHMDDEYKWAGVEDPKVMVTTSRDPSSRLKMFAKEVKLMFPGAQRMNRGNHEIATLVRACKANNVTDLVIIHETRGQPDGLVVSHLPFGPTSYFTLYNVVMRHDVPDIGTMSEAYPHLIFHNFTSRLGKRVSNILKYLFPVPKEDSRRVITFANQEDFISFRHHTYKKKDHKNIELIEVGPRFEMKLYMIKLGTLENEDTADVEWRHHAYTHTSKKRRFLSVE